Part of the Leptolyngbya sp. BL0902 genome, TGCCGTTGGCGGATCCTCCTCAACGAGGAAAGCCTCAATGTATACCGGGGTTTTTATGCCGATGGAGTATCACCCGGTTTCATCTGAGGCGATCAGGAGTAGCTGAGCGATGGGCCGACGAACTAGCCAAAGTAGGCGGGTTCGTTGCCGGGAGTCCATTTAATGTTGCACCCAATGCTGGGCCGCTGTTCAGCCGGGATCGGTTGACCTGCGAGGACGGCCTCAATGGCGGCGCGCAGATCTTTTCCGGTGACGGGGATGCCGTTGCTGGGGCGGCTATCGTCTAGTTGACCTCGGTAGGCCAGACGTTGCTGACCATCAAACAAAAAGAAATCCGGTGTACAGGCCGCCGTGTAGGCTTTGGCTACGGCCTGGGTTTCGTCAAAACAATAGGGAAAGGGAAAGCCCCATGCTTCGGCCTGGGCTTTGAGGTGTTCTGGGCCGTCTTGGGGATGGGTTTGCAGGCTGTTAGCGCTGATGGCGACGATGCCCAGCCCCTGGGGGCCATAGTCGTGCCCAATACGGGCCAGTTCCGGTTCCACATGCTTAACAAAGGGGCAATGCCGACAGATGAACATCA contains:
- a CDS encoding thioredoxin family protein, yielding MVMVESTMLPLGTAAPAFSLTDVVSGQTVNLGSFVNARALLVMFICRHCPFVKHVEPELARIGHDYGPQGLGIVAISANSLQTHPQDGPEHLKAQAEAWGFPFPYCFDETQAVAKAYTAACTPDFFLFDGQQRLAYRGQLDDSRPSNGIPVTGKDLRAAIEAVLAGQPIPAEQRPSIGCNIKWTPGNEPAYFG